A region from the Lolium perenne isolate Kyuss_39 chromosome 4, Kyuss_2.0, whole genome shotgun sequence genome encodes:
- the LOC127295353 gene encoding uncharacterized protein — translation MNGKTEQRASSSGARAITTSAHAHDSAGHTPPPAVSALGGAVQGSSTEMICTSKLAHSNDQRSWSDLPTELVGHVLGCLPAHIDRIRFAAVCHHWCISARHPGIPPPLPWLVLSDGAAFTLPRGESFQIPNSTSFHSCSGEWLVFSTEKTCSLVNTFSMANLKLPDLHCFNLIDEPHQVINGHEIPNTVLNIEAEILIWKIVVCSEVLVAAMVRVGDLYTLALCHPGAKSWFVSALGRIISVADMMFYGGKLYTVDDEGDLCSIIVEEDIDSGKLRLSRIELVVTEAPFFFPPWPFSGAIGTQNYLVESCGALLLVRRRTFEQRFGDVLDITIKVVRIEFEVLEANFKLAKWVKVTSVGDDQVLFVGKSSQSICVSRYRQKGNCIFFLEDIEGWNFEDAPSSYAIYDMKDGTLDSPLPRGSCKGKKPPATWLFPR, via the exons ATGAACGGAAAAACGGAACAGAGAGCGTCGTCGTCAGGGGCCAGGGCAATCACTACGTCTGCACACGCGCACGACTCGGCCGGGCATACGCCGCCGCCGGCGGTGAGCGCGCTAGGTGGCGCCGTTCAGGGATCCAGCACAGAAATG ATCTGTACGAGCAAGTTGGCGCACTCAAATGACCAGCGATCATGGTCGGATCTCCCAACAGAGCTTGTAGGCCATGTCCTCGGCTGTCTCCCTGCGCACATTGATCGCATCCGGTTTGCTGCTGTGTGCCACCATTGGTGCATTTCTGCAAGGCACCCTGGCATTCCCCCACCTTTGCCATGGCTTGTGCTTTCCGATGGGGCTGCCTTCACCTTGCCCCGCGGTGAATCCTTCCAGATCCCCAACAGTACCAGCTTCCACAGCTGCTCGGGTGAGTGGCTTGTCTTCTCGACTGAGAAAACCTGCTCCTTGGTCAACACCTTCTCCATGGCCAACTTGAAGCTTCCTGACCTGCATTGTTTCAATCTCATCGACGAGCCTCATCAAGTAATTAATGGCCATGAGATACCCAACACAGTGCTCAATATCGAGGCAGAGATACTAATATGGAAGATAGTCGTTTGCTCCGAAGTTCTTGTTGCGGCCATGGTTAGAGTTGGGGACCTCTATACGCTTGCGCTCTGCCATCCAGGAGCTAAATCATGGTTTGTAAGTGCACTTGGAAGGATCATTTCAGTTGCAGATATGATGTTCTATGGAGGTAAGCTGTACACCGTTGATGACGAGGGTGACCTTTGTTCTATCATTGTTGAAGAGGACATTGACAGTGGAAAGCTGAGACTGTCTCGGATTGAACTTGTTGTCACTGAGGCTCCATTCTTTTTCCCCCCTTGGCCTTTCAGTGGCGCAATTGGGACACAAAACTACCTGGTTGAGTCTTGCGGTGCCCTACTGCTTGTCCGCAGAAGGACCTTTGAACAGCGATTTGGGGATGTCCTGGATATTACAATCAAGGTAGTGCGGATTGAATTTGAGGTGCTCGAGGCAAACTTCAAATTGGCTAAGTGGGTGAAGGTGACGAGCGTGGGGGACGATCAGGTGCTGTTTGTGGGTAAAAGCTCCCAATCTATCTGCGTTTCTCGGTACAGACAAAAGGGGAATTGTATCTTCTTCCTGGAGGATATTGAAGGGTGGAACTTTGAGGATGCACCAAGCTCTTACGCAATCTATGACATGAAGGATGGGACGTTAGACTCACCGCTTCCCAGAGGATCGTGCAAGGGCAAGAAGCCGCCAGCAACTTGGCTCTTCCCTAGATAA